GTTAAACCTGAATGTCTACTTTTGTATTGTAAATGAAATAGATATGATTTCACAGGAACTGACTAATTATGAGCGGATCGCCAGGGCCATTGATTATCTGAAGGCAAACTTCAAAAGGCAGCCCTCCCTGGAGGAAGTAGCGGAGAATGTATACCTTAGTCCCTATCATTTTCAGCGCATGTTTACCGAGTGGGCAGGGGTAAGTCCCAAGAAATTTACCCAGTACCTGAGCGTGGAGTATGCCAAGGGACTCTTAAAAGAGAAGCAGGCCTCCCTTTTTGATACAGCATTGGAAACCGGATTGTCAGGAACAGGCCGGTTACATGACCTTTTTATGAAAATAGAGGGTATGACGCCCGGGGAGTATAAAAATGGAGGTGAGGCCCTTTCCATCAATTACAGCTTCGCAGAAAGCCCCTTTGGCCCGCTTATACTTGCTGCCACTCCAAAGGGACTGTGTTACCTGGCGTTCGGGGAAGACCGGGATCTCGCCTTCCGGCAATTGCAGGAGCAGTTCCCGAATGCCCGTTATCAGCAGCTGCTGGACATGATACAGCAGAATGCGTTGTATTTCTTCACCCAGGACTGGAGTACCCTGGAAAATGTCAAACTGCACCTCAAAGGTACGTCCTTTCAGCTGAAAGTCTGGGAGGCACTGTTGCAGATCCCCATGGGTGACCTGTCTACCTATGGTAAAGTGGCCGCTGCGGCGCAGGCTGACCGGGCTTATCAGGCCGTAGGTACCGCTATAGGGAATAATCCCGTCGCTTTCCTGATACCTTGTCACCGGGTGATCCGGTCCAATGGCGAACTAGGGGAATATCACTGGGGCAGTACCCGGAAAATGGCCATTATTGGCTGGGAGGCGGCCCGGCATGACCGTTCCTGAGAGGCCGCTTGGCCGTCGCTAGTTCGTCGCTTGTTCTACCCTTGTTCGTCCAGACTATCAAAAACCCCCTATAGGGGGCATTCAGGACAAAACCCGTTGTCAGCATCCGTCATTTTGCAGCTAATGGGTTATTTGTCCCATTAAACCCATACCGCACCTTCATTACACCCTTAATTCCCCCTTAATGAAGGGGACATATAAAGGTAATCCGGGTATTATAACCTTATAACGGATTTTCGGACAATTACTAACGCAAAAACGCTCACTTCCCCGACTTTTTTATCACCATTCCCTGTTATACCTGTATACCCCATGACTTACAAATGGCGGATTATTATAATCCCTTTTTTCGTGTGCGTAATGAATATTTCATATACATTTTAGCAGTATCTTTATTACAATTAATAAAAACCCGATATTACATTTGCGTAACAGAACCATGTAATATTTAACCCTTTAACAGTTCACTGAAAAACCTTGGAACGCCCAAATGACCCTGACTACATATACCATATATGCTCCTGAGGTGCAATCTGCTATTCGTATTGCGCAAGCCCTTGCAAAAGAACACCATCATGCACATTATACACCTGCCCATCTGCTACTGGCATGCCTGCACAAAGAGGTAGGGCTGACGCCGCAGTTGCAGGCCATGGATATAGACACCTATTATCTTGAAGAATGGGGAGAAGTAAGGCTGGATAGTGTTCCAAAAGCGGGACGTACGCCAGAAATACCGGAGGCAGATGAATATGCCGCCAATATTCTGCAGGAAGCCGATGCAGTAAGACTCGAATATGATCTGGACGCCGCGGATGCCTGGTGTGTACTGGTCGCATTAAGTACGCCTGGTGTCGGGTTCTCATTTGAACAGCTGAAGACATTTCCTTTGCAGCGGGCACAGTTGCTCACGCATTTCAATAAGAAAGAAACTAATGGCACAACGCCCCGCACGACGGTAGTCACCGGGAAAAGTGTTGCGCAGAAATATATCTATAAGCTCACCGATCCGCAGCGACTGCAAACAAAACATCCGCTGGCGGGGCGTGATGCAGAGGTGCGTACCATGATGGAAATACTGACGCGTAAAGGGCGGTCCAGTATACTTATTACCGGAGAGGGTGGTGTGGGAAAAACATCCCTGGCGGATGCACTGGCAATGGCTATCGTGAATAAGCAGGCGCCTTTGCAGTTGCAGCAGACCGATATCTATGCATTAGACTATGGTGCATTCATTGCAGGTGCTGCATATAAGAATGAGCTGGAAGACAGATTACAGCAGATCATTGCGCAACTGCAGGATGCCGGCCGGCATGTACTGTTCATAGACAATCTCCATACATTGCTGGATAAACAACCTGGTTCTGCCGGCGGGATTGGCAATGTGATCAAAGCAGCCATGAACAAAGGCGATATCATGCTCATTGCTACCAGCACGCCCGAAGGTTTTCGTAAACTGATAGAACCTGATGGCCTGTTACGTCATTGCTTTGAAGTGATCCAGCTGGCTGAACCGGATGAGACCACTGCTGCCCGCATGATACAGGCGGTCATGCCTGATTATGAGGGTTACTACAACCTGAAAATAGCACCGGAAGTCATCAGCGAAGCGATCAGGTTATCGCGTCGCTATCTGAAGGAACGTAGTTTGCCTGACAGCGCTGTGAATCTCTTAGACCGCACACTGGCAGCCATCCGTACTACACAGGATACCGGAAAGATCGTACTAGAGGATCTGAAAATAAAGCTGGCAGCCGCAGGCGATAACAGGGAAGAACTCCTGTGGTGGTACCAGCAATGTATGCAGCGTTTCAGCGCCCTGGTAACGACCAGACTACAGCTTGAACAAGACGTCTATAAAACAGAAGATATTAGTGTACTGAAGGAGATCCTGCACGATATTGTCGCGCAACTGGAACCGCTGATAGCCACACAGCACACCGCAATGACCGGTATTGACCTGGCTACGATGATCGCTGAAAGTACGGGTATTCCGCTGGGTAAGATACAGTCGGGAGAACGGGAACGGCTGGTGAATATGGACGTCGAATTGAGGAAGAGAGTAGTAGGGCAGGACCATGCCCTCAAAACCGTCGCGGAGGCGATCCTGGAATCGCGCTCCGGTCTCAGTCGTCCGGGCCAGCCAATAGGCTCATTTTTCTTCCTGGGGCCGACAGGTACCGGGAAAACGGAGCTGGCGAAATCTTTGGCAGACTTCTTGTTCCAGGATGAACGGAGCATGATCAGATTTGACATGTCCGAATTTAAAGAAGAACACTCGGCGGCATTACTATATGGCGCTCCGCCGGGCTACGTGGGATATGAAGAAGGGGGCCTGCTGGTTAACAAGATCCGCCAGCAACCCTATTCCGTTGTTTTGTTTGACGAAATAGAAAAAGCGCATCCAT
The DNA window shown above is from Chitinophaga agri and carries:
- a CDS encoding methylated-DNA--[protein]-cysteine S-methyltransferase — protein: MISQELTNYERIARAIDYLKANFKRQPSLEEVAENVYLSPYHFQRMFTEWAGVSPKKFTQYLSVEYAKGLLKEKQASLFDTALETGLSGTGRLHDLFMKIEGMTPGEYKNGGEALSINYSFAESPFGPLILAATPKGLCYLAFGEDRDLAFRQLQEQFPNARYQQLLDMIQQNALYFFTQDWSTLENVKLHLKGTSFQLKVWEALLQIPMGDLSTYGKVAAAAQADRAYQAVGTAIGNNPVAFLIPCHRVIRSNGELGEYHWGSTRKMAIIGWEAARHDRS
- a CDS encoding AAA family ATPase, producing MTLTTYTIYAPEVQSAIRIAQALAKEHHHAHYTPAHLLLACLHKEVGLTPQLQAMDIDTYYLEEWGEVRLDSVPKAGRTPEIPEADEYAANILQEADAVRLEYDLDAADAWCVLVALSTPGVGFSFEQLKTFPLQRAQLLTHFNKKETNGTTPRTTVVTGKSVAQKYIYKLTDPQRLQTKHPLAGRDAEVRTMMEILTRKGRSSILITGEGGVGKTSLADALAMAIVNKQAPLQLQQTDIYALDYGAFIAGAAYKNELEDRLQQIIAQLQDAGRHVLFIDNLHTLLDKQPGSAGGIGNVIKAAMNKGDIMLIATSTPEGFRKLIEPDGLLRHCFEVIQLAEPDETTAARMIQAVMPDYEGYYNLKIAPEVISEAIRLSRRYLKERSLPDSAVNLLDRTLAAIRTTQDTGKIVLEDLKIKLAAAGDNREELLWWYQQCMQRFSALVTTRLQLEQDVYKTEDISVLKEILHDIVAQLEPLIATQHTAMTGIDLATMIAESTGIPLGKIQSGERERLVNMDVELRKRVVGQDHALKTVAEAILESRSGLSRPGQPIGSFFFLGPTGTGKTELAKSLADFLFQDERSMIRFDMSEFKEEHSAALLYGAPPGYVGYEEGGLLVNKIRQQPYSVVLFDEIEKAHPSVFDIFLQIMDEGKLHDRLGKTGDFSNALVLFTSNIGSDVIAQSFRQGIIPASQQLMEIMSRHFRPEFLGRLTEIVPFGPIQQENVVKIFDIHLKHLLQLLAQQQITLDVSVAAREQLAAEGYSPLYGARPLKEVIRSRLRKPLSRMIIEGSLLPHMTVKLDVDAQGMLQWQTSAQEDRTK